Below is a window of Tolypothrix bouteillei VB521301 DNA.
GATTGCTTTATCCCAAGGTATACCAGGCATTATAGGGTAATACCAAATGCAAACCAAAGCATCTACAACATAAGCGACAATACAGTACAAGGTCATATTGTCTAGAAACCCACCTATAAAATTGTTCAGAGCTTTCTTTGCATTTTTTATAGATCGTGGGTCACTGTCTTTAACAGATATTGTCCCACTCGAATCAGAAGCCCGAACCACTGCTGAGAGAAACCCGTGATGTCTCCACAGGACTCCAGGTAACACCTGCAAAAGTTGTATTGGTAACCAGACTAAAAAACCACTTATCCAAACAAAGGATTTCTGCTGAACTCCCGGTTTGCACTACAATGACCTCAATGTAACAGCTGCACGTAAGAAAGCAGACTTAATCGAGCACGATATCGCTTTTGGGGCTTTCGAGCCAACACACGTTAAATACAAAAACCCGGATTTGAAGGAAAGTCAGGTACTTTCCTAGAAAAATTAGATCCGACCTCACCGCGATCGCGCTTTTCGAGAAATTCACTCAAAGTTTTAGGGCAGTAGAGTGAGAAATATAGGATTAGCTATACTAGGGAAAAAATCGATCGCTGAACAGATCTCTCTTATTATACATAGGCATGGCTATATTCAACGCTGACTTGCTAAATGCCAAGATTGGAGTCAAGTTTAACTCTTTATTAGTTCTCTCTTTCTTCGTCGGTATTCTTCTTAGCAGCCTGATGCTATCAAGTGTTCTGCAACAGAGAGCGGAGTATGAGATTAACGTTAAGGCTGATTTGCTCATGCAAACAATGAACTCATTACGGCATTATACTCAAGATCGTGTCAATCCACTGCTTGCGCCTCAATTAAAAACTGGTTCCACCTTTATTCCCGAAGCAATTCCAACTTTTTCAGTAAGAGAGGTTTCGGAATACTTACGCAAAGATGACAAATATCACGACTTTTTCTATAAAGATGCTGCTCTCAATCCTACTAATCCTAGAGACCAAGCTGATAGTTTTGAAACTGCATTGGTAGAACGTTTTCGCCGACAACCAGAAATCAAGGAACTTTCGGGTTTTCGCTCTACACCAGAGGGGAAAAAGTTTTATACAGCTCATCCATTTAAAATAGAAGAAAATCGCTGTCTTGAGTGCCATTCTCGTCCTGACATTGCACCAAAAAGTTTATTAGCCACTTATGGAGAACATGGGTTTGGTTGGCAGCTGAATGAGGTTATTGCGGCTCAAATGGTCTATGTTCCTTCAGAAAAGGTCTTTGATGAAACTTGGCGGGCTTTCTTTTCTGTTATGCTCGTTATCATGACTATCTTTTTTGCTGTCATATTGTTGATTAATTTCTTATTAAAGAAAGTTGTTATCCAAAGAATTAAAAATATTGCAAAAACAGCTAATGCTGTAAGCACGGGTGAGATAAATGCTAACTTTGAAGAACAATCAAAAGATGAAATTGGTTTACTAGCGATCGCTTTTGAACGCATGAGATCCAGTTTGTTGATTGCCATGGATTTGCTAAAGCAACACAAAACTTAATCCGTTAATTATCCAGTACCTGCTGTTTGAAAGCCAATGCTAGTTGAGGATTTGGAAGTTGAGCAGCTAGACTTTCGACAAAAGTTGCGCGAGAGTGTTCTCCAGAACTAAGAGT
It encodes the following:
- a CDS encoding c-type heme family protein encodes the protein MAIFNADLLNAKIGVKFNSLLVLSFFVGILLSSLMLSSVLQQRAEYEINVKADLLMQTMNSLRHYTQDRVNPLLAPQLKTGSTFIPEAIPTFSVREVSEYLRKDDKYHDFFYKDAALNPTNPRDQADSFETALVERFRRQPEIKELSGFRSTPEGKKFYTAHPFKIEENRCLECHSRPDIAPKSLLATYGEHGFGWQLNEVIAAQMVYVPSEKVFDETWRAFFSVMLVIMTIFFAVILLINFLLKKVVIQRIKNIAKTANAVSTGEINANFEEQSKDEIGLLAIAFERMRSSLLIAMDLLKQHKT